A single region of the Elusimicrobiota bacterium genome encodes:
- a CDS encoding formylglycine-generating enzyme family protein — protein sequence MPRTLSKAVMAAVFLSVGAGWLWHRQPRWAGTPGPRQAEVVVGKAGIEWVAMPGGSFMMGADDAGADAQPPHRVAIAPFRIARTLVTNQQYQACVAAGACKAPGDCGERFQGDDRPVVNVDWGQAEAFSRWAGGRLPSEAEWEYASRSAGQDWRFPWGNEDASCERAAISDCNIDVTQPVCRRPRGNTAQGLCDMAGNAWEWVRDCYHGSYQGAPTDGSAWETPAVAFRVLRGGSWFSDAAHARSARRSSRAWAYRNCHLGFRPAQDR from the coding sequence ATGCCCAGGACTCTTTCCAAGGCTGTCATGGCTGCGGTCTTTCTGTCAGTCGGCGCCGGCTGGCTCTGGCACCGTCAGCCCCGCTGGGCCGGGACCCCAGGGCCGCGGCAGGCCGAAGTCGTGGTCGGAAAGGCCGGCATCGAGTGGGTGGCCATGCCGGGCGGAAGCTTCATGATGGGCGCCGACGACGCCGGCGCCGACGCCCAGCCGCCGCATCGGGTGGCCATCGCGCCCTTCCGGATCGCGAGGACGCTCGTCACCAACCAGCAGTACCAGGCTTGCGTGGCAGCCGGAGCCTGCAAGGCTCCCGGCGATTGCGGCGAACGGTTCCAGGGGGACGACAGGCCCGTGGTGAACGTGGACTGGGGCCAAGCCGAGGCCTTCTCGCGCTGGGCGGGGGGCAGGCTTCCCAGCGAGGCGGAATGGGAATACGCGTCACGCAGCGCGGGCCAAGACTGGAGGTTCCCGTGGGGCAACGAGGACGCGTCCTGCGAGAGGGCCGCGATCTCCGACTGCAACATAGACGTGACCCAGCCGGTGTGCCGGCGGCCGCGAGGGAACACCGCGCAGGGGTTGTGCGACATGGCCGGCAACGCCTGGGAGTGGGTCCGGGACTGCTATCACGGCTCCTATCAGGGGGCGCCCACGGACGGCAGCGCGTGGGAGACCCCGGCGGTCGCCTTCCGGGTGCTGCGCGGCGGCTCCTGGTTCTCCGACGCCGCCCACGCGCGGTCGGCCCGCCGCAGCAGCCGCGCCTGGGCCTACCGGAACTGCCATCTGGGCTTCCGGCCGGCCCAGGATCGCTAG
- a CDS encoding APC family permease — MFDRLRLLLFGAPRDLNDPQLYHRVSLVAFLAWVGLGADGLSSSCYGPDEAFRALGPHSHLAILLALMTAVTIGVIAIAYSNVIEHFPGGGGGYLVATKLLGEKAGVVSGCALLVDYVLTIAVSIASGCDALWSFLPPQWAAYKLWAEFAVLVFLVVLNMRGVKESVTFLVPIFLLFVASHVFLILYALGSHLTGLPAIVHGAASDLHTSVRSIGPLAVGLILLRAYSMGGGTYTGIEAVSNGISILREPRVQTGKRTMALMAGSLAFTAGGILLAYLLVEAVPEAGKTMNAVLLERLFGSWNLGPLPLGKGIVITTLVSEAVLLFVAAQTGFLDGPRVLANMAVDSWVPRRFSQLSERLVTKDGILLMGAAAIAVLFYTRGDITMLVVMYSINVFLTFSLTELGMARHWLKERQTQPRWKSQFAIQAAGLVMCLSILGVTLYEKFSEGGWVTAAITCGVIAICFLIRRHYNKVRYEMRRLDSLLDIPVPQDQRELPPLDKKAPTAVVMVGGFSGFGLHQILSIQKLFPQYFKNFVFLSVGVVDSGNFKGSSEIQRLEERTGQELQRYVDWCQAHGFPAAYRFAMDTEAVAALEELCREVFREFPRAIFFTGKLIFKEEKFTHQLLHNDTAFAIQRRLQFDGLQTVILPIRAG; from the coding sequence ATGTTCGACCGGCTCCGGCTCCTGCTGTTCGGCGCGCCCCGCGACCTCAACGACCCGCAACTCTATCATAGGGTCTCTTTGGTCGCCTTCTTGGCCTGGGTCGGCTTGGGCGCGGATGGGCTGTCCTCCTCCTGCTACGGCCCGGACGAGGCATTCCGCGCTTTGGGCCCGCACTCGCATCTTGCCATCCTGCTGGCCCTGATGACGGCCGTCACCATCGGTGTCATAGCCATCGCCTACTCCAACGTCATCGAGCATTTCCCGGGCGGCGGAGGCGGCTACCTGGTGGCGACCAAGCTCCTGGGCGAGAAGGCCGGGGTGGTGTCCGGCTGCGCCTTGCTCGTGGACTATGTCCTGACCATCGCGGTGTCCATCGCCAGCGGCTGCGACGCCCTCTGGTCCTTCCTGCCTCCGCAGTGGGCGGCCTACAAGCTCTGGGCGGAATTCGCGGTCCTGGTATTCCTCGTGGTCCTGAACATGCGCGGCGTGAAGGAATCCGTCACATTCCTGGTCCCCATCTTCCTGCTCTTCGTCGCCAGCCACGTCTTCCTCATCCTCTACGCCTTGGGCAGCCATCTGACCGGCCTGCCCGCCATAGTCCATGGCGCCGCCTCGGACCTGCACACATCGGTCCGTTCGATCGGGCCCTTGGCCGTGGGCCTCATCCTCCTGCGCGCCTACTCCATGGGCGGCGGGACCTACACGGGCATCGAGGCCGTGTCCAACGGCATCAGCATCCTCCGCGAGCCCCGGGTGCAGACCGGCAAGAGGACCATGGCGCTCATGGCCGGGTCCTTGGCCTTCACGGCCGGGGGCATCCTGCTGGCCTATCTGCTGGTCGAAGCGGTGCCGGAGGCGGGCAAGACCATGAACGCGGTCCTGCTGGAGCGGCTCTTCGGCTCCTGGAACCTCGGTCCGCTGCCTCTGGGCAAGGGCATCGTGATAACGACCTTGGTCTCCGAGGCGGTGCTCCTTTTCGTCGCCGCACAGACCGGATTCCTGGATGGGCCGCGCGTGCTGGCGAACATGGCCGTGGACTCCTGGGTGCCCCGCCGCTTCTCCCAGCTCTCCGAGCGCCTAGTCACCAAGGACGGCATCCTGCTCATGGGCGCCGCGGCCATCGCCGTGCTCTTCTACACCCGCGGCGACATCACCATGCTGGTGGTCATGTATTCCATAAACGTCTTCCTCACCTTCTCGCTGACCGAACTGGGCATGGCCCGGCACTGGCTCAAGGAGCGGCAGACACAGCCGCGCTGGAAGAGCCAGTTCGCCATCCAGGCCGCGGGCTTGGTCATGTGCCTGAGCATCCTCGGCGTCACTCTTTACGAGAAGTTCTCGGAGGGCGGCTGGGTCACGGCGGCCATCACCTGCGGGGTTATAGCCATCTGCTTCCTCATCCGCCGACACTATAACAAGGTGCGCTATGAGATGCGGCGGCTCGACAGCCTGCTCGACATCCCGGTGCCGCAGGACCAGCGCGAGCTCCCGCCCTTGGACAAGAAGGCGCCGACCGCGGTGGTCATGGTGGGGGGCTTCTCCGGCTTCGGCCTGCACCAGATACTCTCCATCCAGAAGCTGTTCCCCCAATACTTCAAGAACTTCGTTTTCCTGTCCGTGGGCGTGGTGGATTCCGGGAATTTCAAGGGTTCCTCGGAGATTCAACGGCTCGAGGAGCGGACCGGCCAGGAACTGCAGCGCTATGTGGACTGGTGCCAGGCCCACGGCTTTCCCGCCGCCTACCGCTTCGCCATGGACACGGAGGCCGTCGCCGCGCTCGAGGAACTCTGCCGCGAGGTCTTTCGCGAGTTCCCGCGCGCCATCTTCTTCACCGGCAAGCTGATCTTCAAAGAGGAGAAGTTCACCCACCAACTCCTGCACAACGACACGGCCTTCGCCATCCAGAGGCGCCTGCAGTTCGACGGCCTGCAGACCGTGATCCTGCCCATCCGGGCCGGTTGA
- a CDS encoding FAD-dependent oxidoreductase encodes MTTRSYRYVIVGAGLAGVSAAQAIRERDHSGAVLLMGAERQLPYDRPPLSKKLWTGAKTVAQISLHDEGFYAQRDIALALGRRALAIDARHKTLIDSQGQGIGYERLLLAAGGAPRRLPIPGSGLEGVCYFRTLEDYLYLREKAAPGRSAVVIGGGFIGSELAAALTLNKVDVTMVFPSPYLCSRVLPESLGRAVQKTYRDRGVNVLCGDEPVSIESVRRGLRTRTRAGHEIDSDLVVVGVGIAPRTALAREAGLVARDGVLVDRFLETSRPGIYAAGDLAAFPCPALGRRLRMEHWDNARSQGVCAGRNMAGGRESFGYLPYFFSDLFDFGYEAVGDVDASLETRCEWQEKDRKGTVYYLKDGRVRGALMCNVWDRVDEARELILQGERACVR; translated from the coding sequence ATGACGACTCGATCCTATCGTTACGTGATCGTGGGCGCGGGGCTGGCGGGGGTCTCGGCGGCGCAGGCCATCCGCGAGCGCGACCACAGCGGCGCCGTCCTGCTCATGGGCGCCGAGAGGCAGCTTCCTTACGACCGCCCACCGCTGTCCAAGAAGCTCTGGACCGGGGCCAAGACCGTCGCGCAGATCAGCCTGCATGACGAGGGCTTCTACGCGCAGAGGGACATCGCTCTGGCTCTGGGCCGCCGGGCCCTCGCCATCGACGCCCGGCACAAGACGCTCATCGACTCCCAAGGCCAGGGCATCGGCTACGAACGGCTGCTCCTGGCCGCGGGCGGCGCGCCCCGGCGCCTGCCCATCCCCGGCAGCGGCCTGGAAGGCGTATGCTATTTCCGTACCCTGGAGGACTATCTTTATCTGCGCGAGAAAGCGGCGCCCGGACGGTCGGCGGTGGTCATCGGCGGCGGGTTCATCGGCTCCGAGCTCGCGGCCGCGCTGACCTTGAACAAGGTGGACGTCACCATGGTCTTCCCATCGCCTTACCTGTGCAGCCGGGTGCTCCCCGAAAGCCTGGGCCGCGCGGTGCAGAAGACCTATCGGGACCGCGGCGTCAACGTGCTCTGCGGCGACGAGCCCGTCTCCATAGAGAGCGTGCGCCGGGGCCTGCGCACGCGCACCCGGGCCGGGCACGAGATCGATTCGGACCTGGTCGTCGTCGGCGTGGGCATCGCGCCGCGGACCGCCCTGGCCCGCGAGGCCGGCCTGGTCGCGCGCGACGGCGTGCTCGTAGACAGGTTCCTGGAGACCTCCCGGCCGGGGATCTACGCGGCCGGCGACCTGGCGGCGTTCCCCTGCCCCGCGCTGGGGCGGCGCCTGCGCATGGAGCACTGGGACAACGCCCGCAGCCAGGGGGTCTGCGCCGGGCGCAACATGGCGGGCGGCCGGGAGAGCTTCGGTTACCTGCCCTACTTCTTCTCCGACCTCTTCGACTTCGGCTATGAGGCCGTAGGCGACGTGGACGCCAGCCTGGAGACGCGCTGCGAGTGGCAGGAGAAGGACCGCAAGGGCACGGTCTACTACCTCAAGGACGGCCGGGTCCGGGGCGCGCTCATGTGCAACGTCTGGGACAGGGTCGACGAGGCCCGCGAGCTCATCCTCCAGGGCGAGAGGGCCTGCGTGCGTTAG
- a CDS encoding APC family permease, with translation MFDRIRLLLFGAPRDLNDPQLHHRVSLVAFLAWIGLGADGLSSSCYGPDEAFRALGPHSHLAILLAVMTAVTIFVIAVAYSNVIEHFPGGGGGYLVATKLLGEKAGVVSGCALIVDYVLTITVSVASGCDALWSFLPPHWAAYKLWAEFLVLVFLVVLNLRGVKESVTALAPIFLLFVGTHVFLILYALGSHLTGLPAILHGAASDLHSSVSSIGGLAVGLIVLRAYSMGGGTYTGIEAVSNGITMLREPRVQTGKKTMALMASSLAFTAGGILMGYLLVDAMPMPGKTMNAVLLENLFSSWRLGGLPLGQVVIITTLLTETAILFVAAQTGFLGGPPVLANMAVDSWAPRMFAQLSERLVAKDGVLLMGAAAIAVLFYTRGNITTLVVMYSINVFLTFSLTELGMTRLWSGLRGKDPRWKVQLPIHVTGLVMCVCILGVTLYEKFSEGGWVTAAITGCAIGLCLLIRRHYNAVRFEMRRLDSLLDIPVPTNGPALPELDKTAPTAVVMVGGFSGFGLHQVLSIQRLFPNHFKTFVFLSVGVVDSGNFKGSSEIQRLEERTSGELQRYVDWCRAHGFQAAYRFALDTETVPALERLCLEVGKEFPRAIFFSGKLIFKEEKFTQRFLHNETALAIQRRLQFDGLQTVVLPIRA, from the coding sequence GTGTTTGACCGGATCCGGCTCCTCCTTTTCGGCGCGCCCCGAGACCTCAACGACCCGCAGCTGCACCATCGCGTCTCGCTGGTGGCCTTCCTGGCCTGGATAGGCTTGGGCGCGGACGGGCTGTCCTCTTCCTGCTACGGCCCTGACGAGGCTTTCCGGGCCCTAGGCCCCCACTCGCACCTGGCCATCCTGCTCGCCGTCATGACCGCGGTCACCATCTTCGTCATCGCCGTGGCCTATTCCAACGTCATCGAGCATTTCCCAGGCGGCGGCGGCGGCTACCTGGTGGCGACCAAGCTCCTGGGCGAGAAGGCCGGCGTGGTCTCGGGCTGCGCTTTGATCGTGGATTACGTCCTGACCATAACGGTGTCGGTGGCCAGCGGCTGCGACGCCCTCTGGTCGTTTTTGCCTCCGCATTGGGCGGCCTACAAGCTCTGGGCGGAGTTCTTGGTCCTGGTATTCCTCGTGGTCCTCAATCTGCGCGGGGTCAAGGAATCCGTCACCGCGCTGGCCCCCATCTTCCTGCTCTTCGTGGGCACGCACGTCTTCCTCATCCTCTACGCCTTGGGCAGCCATCTGACCGGCCTGCCCGCGATCCTGCACGGGGCGGCCTCCGACCTGCACTCTTCCGTCAGTTCCATCGGAGGCTTGGCCGTGGGACTCATCGTCCTGCGCGCCTACTCCATGGGCGGCGGCACCTACACGGGCATCGAGGCCGTGTCCAACGGAATCACCATGCTGCGCGAGCCGCGGGTGCAAACCGGCAAGAAGACCATGGCGCTCATGGCCAGCTCGCTGGCCTTCACGGCCGGGGGTATCCTGATGGGCTACCTGCTGGTGGATGCCATGCCAATGCCGGGCAAGACCATGAACGCGGTCCTGCTGGAGAATCTCTTCTCCTCCTGGAGGTTGGGCGGGCTCCCCCTGGGGCAGGTCGTCATCATCACGACCTTGCTCACGGAAACGGCCATCCTTTTCGTGGCGGCGCAGACGGGCTTCCTGGGCGGGCCTCCGGTCCTGGCCAACATGGCCGTGGACTCCTGGGCGCCCCGTATGTTCGCGCAGCTTTCGGAGCGTCTGGTGGCCAAGGACGGGGTCCTGCTCATGGGCGCCGCGGCCATCGCCGTGCTCTTCTACACCCGCGGCAACATCACGACCTTGGTGGTCATGTACTCCATCAACGTCTTCCTCACCTTCTCGCTGACCGAACTGGGCATGACGCGGCTTTGGAGCGGCCTGCGGGGCAAGGACCCGCGCTGGAAGGTCCAGTTGCCCATCCATGTCACGGGACTGGTCATGTGCGTGTGCATCCTCGGCGTGACCCTCTACGAGAAATTCTCGGAGGGCGGCTGGGTCACCGCGGCCATCACCGGCTGCGCCATCGGCCTGTGCCTCCTCATCCGGCGCCATTACAATGCGGTCCGCTTCGAGATGCGGCGGCTCGACAGCCTGCTGGATATCCCCGTGCCCACCAACGGGCCGGCCTTGCCGGAACTGGACAAGACGGCGCCGACCGCGGTGGTCATGGTGGGCGGCTTCTCCGGCTTCGGCTTGCACCAGGTCCTCTCCATCCAGAGGCTGTTCCCTAACCACTTCAAGACCTTCGTCTTCCTATCCGTAGGCGTGGTGGATTCGGGCAACTTCAAGGGCTCCTCCGAGATCCAGCGGCTGGAGGAGCGCACCTCCGGGGAGCTGCAGCGCTACGTGGACTGGTGCCGGGCCCACGGCTTCCAGGCCGCCTACCGTTTCGCCCTGGACACGGAGACCGTCCCCGCCCTGGAGAGATTGTGCCTGGAGGTGGGCAAGGAGTTCCCGCGCGCCATCTTCTTCTCGGGCAAGCTCATCTTCAAAGAGGAGAAGTTCACCCAGCGCTTCCTGCACAACGAGACCGCCCTGGCCATCCAGCGGCGCCTGCAGTTCGACGGCCTGCAGACCGTGGTCCTGCCTATCCGGGCCTGA
- a CDS encoding response regulator, which yields MAASERTVLVVEDELPILRFLRSALQENGFRVIEATDGRSALESAAARKPDMVLLDLMLPDMDGIDVLKRLRQWTAAPVIILSARGQENDKIAGLDAGADDYLTKPFGVEELLARMRVAFRHAEQRPEDQPPVYEHEGLKVDLAARRVWVRKKEVRLSPLQYELLAVLVRNAGRVVVQKQLIREVWHEAGDASPESVRICVHQLRHRIEGDPVRPRHIKTEPGVGYRLEAPSD from the coding sequence ATGGCCGCGAGTGAGCGGACGGTCCTGGTGGTAGAAGACGAGCTGCCGATCCTGCGCTTCCTGCGCTCGGCGCTGCAGGAGAACGGCTTCCGCGTCATCGAAGCCACCGATGGCCGCAGCGCCTTGGAATCGGCCGCCGCGCGCAAGCCCGACATGGTCCTCCTCGACCTGATGCTTCCGGACATGGACGGCATCGATGTCTTGAAGCGCCTGCGCCAATGGACCGCGGCTCCGGTCATCATCCTCTCCGCCCGGGGCCAGGAAAACGACAAGATCGCAGGGCTCGACGCGGGCGCGGATGACTATCTGACCAAGCCGTTCGGAGTAGAAGAGCTCTTGGCGCGCATGCGCGTGGCCTTCCGCCATGCTGAACAAAGACCGGAGGACCAGCCGCCGGTCTATGAGCACGAAGGCCTTAAAGTGGACCTGGCCGCGCGCCGCGTGTGGGTCCGCAAGAAGGAAGTGCGCCTGTCCCCCCTCCAATACGAACTCCTGGCGGTGCTGGTCCGCAACGCCGGCCGCGTCGTGGTTCAGAAGCAGCTCATCAGGGAGGTCTGGCATGAAGCAGGCGATGCCAGTCCCGAATCCGTGCGCATCTGCGTGCATCAGCTCAGGCACAGGATCGAGGGCGACCCGGTGAGGCCGCGCCATATCAAGACCGAGCCCGGAGTCGGCTACCGGCTCGAAGCGCCGAGCGATTGA
- a CDS encoding MFS transporter — MDASMIPRAPLILRNRNVFLIWSGQALSQSGTRMYQIALAWWIVTNGGGGKEVGLFMVAGAIPALLFVKLIGKVVDRHHSRSVLIACDLAAFLVTAVAALLFRAGALGFIGACIAGFFLALAQAFFDPALSKAVAVAAPPEDLEAAVAFQSSTQSLASFAGAMAGALLIDRIGILGVIILNALSFLVSAGANALLDLRAAERPGAKAEEDTLSVWAALQDTPWLKKVLIGFGCVNFFLTPILVVLPLYVKLSLGGSATLLGVLEAAIWLGILAGTFGSRWVSTAGGVSGVMRLGSACMLLLGAALLLPGIFVHRGLFCAALLAAGAAVGVNNVKFVTLFQERVRPELKGRFFALMQALLSFTFPAAFFLFGLLAELMAPPKVCIIQALGVLALSGFFLRLSQTTEVGP; from the coding sequence TTCCTCATCTGGTCCGGCCAGGCCCTGAGCCAGAGCGGCACGCGCATGTACCAGATCGCGCTGGCCTGGTGGATCGTCACCAACGGCGGCGGCGGCAAGGAGGTCGGCCTCTTCATGGTCGCCGGGGCCATCCCGGCCCTGCTCTTCGTCAAGCTCATCGGCAAGGTCGTGGACCGCCACCATAGCCGCTCGGTCCTCATCGCCTGCGACCTCGCTGCCTTCTTGGTCACCGCCGTAGCCGCGCTCCTCTTCCGCGCCGGAGCGCTCGGCTTCATCGGAGCCTGCATCGCGGGCTTCTTCCTGGCCCTGGCCCAGGCTTTTTTCGACCCGGCGCTGAGCAAGGCCGTAGCCGTTGCCGCCCCGCCCGAAGACCTCGAAGCCGCGGTCGCCTTCCAGTCCTCCACCCAGTCCTTGGCCAGCTTCGCCGGCGCCATGGCCGGGGCTTTGCTCATTGACCGCATCGGCATACTGGGAGTCATCATCCTCAATGCCCTGAGCTTCTTGGTCTCGGCCGGCGCCAATGCCCTGCTGGACCTCCGGGCCGCTGAGCGGCCCGGGGCCAAGGCGGAGGAAGACACCCTCTCCGTTTGGGCCGCTCTCCAGGACACCCCTTGGCTCAAGAAGGTCCTCATCGGGTTCGGCTGCGTCAACTTCTTCCTCACGCCCATCCTCGTGGTCCTGCCCCTCTACGTCAAGCTCAGCCTGGGCGGCAGCGCGACCTTGCTCGGAGTCCTGGAAGCCGCGATCTGGCTCGGCATACTCGCCGGGACCTTCGGCTCCAGATGGGTCTCCACCGCAGGGGGGGTGAGCGGCGTCATGCGCCTCGGCTCCGCCTGCATGCTGCTGCTCGGAGCCGCGCTCCTCCTGCCCGGGATCTTCGTGCACCGGGGCCTCTTCTGCGCCGCTCTGCTGGCCGCCGGCGCCGCCGTGGGCGTCAACAACGTCAAGTTCGTCACCCTCTTCCAGGAGCGCGTGCGGCCCGAGCTCAAGGGCCGCTTCTTCGCGCTCATGCAGGCCCTTCTGAGCTTCACCTTCCCCGCCGCGTTCTTCCTCTTCGGACTCCTCGCCGAGCTCATGGCCCCGCCCAAGGTCTGCATCATCCAGGCCCTGGGCGTGCTGGCCCTCTCGGGATTCTTCCTGCGCCTCTCCCAGACCACGGAGGTAGGACCATGA
- a CDS encoding heparan-alpha-glucosaminide N-acetyltransferase domain-containing protein has translation MDRQTSPAPAQPGRLLSLDAFRGATIAAMFLVNNAGDWDHVFPPLAHADWNGCTAADLIFPFFLFIMGVAMTYSFGKRAQDGPPIAPIIRRTLLLSALNALLALFAWGAFLGHFRFYGVLQRIAFCYLCTSIIVLRTEALGQALWAAGLLAAYALILRLGSLERFANVVDRVDSKLMLPWLYEIDRKTGLGHDPEGLLSTLGALATTLSGVLCGQLLRKPGRSAARKLGSLALAGSLLLAAGLLWARGLPLNKNLWTPSYVLATSGWAFLGLALFYWLIDIRGIRAWAQPFIVYGSNAIAAYVGVGLMSYSVVWIRWTDGPGHAIRLKTYLYQSLYQSWIPHWLGDRVSSAAWGASYVALWWFLMWLLYRKRIFIKV, from the coding sequence ATGGACAGGCAGACCTCCCCCGCGCCAGCCCAGCCCGGACGCCTCCTGTCTCTGGACGCCTTCCGGGGCGCGACCATCGCGGCCATGTTCCTGGTCAACAACGCGGGAGACTGGGACCATGTCTTCCCCCCCCTGGCGCACGCGGACTGGAACGGCTGCACCGCCGCGGACCTCATCTTCCCCTTCTTCCTGTTCATCATGGGCGTGGCCATGACTTACAGTTTCGGCAAGCGCGCCCAGGACGGTCCGCCCATCGCTCCGATCATCCGGCGCACCCTCCTGCTCTCGGCCCTCAACGCGCTCCTGGCCCTCTTCGCCTGGGGCGCCTTCCTCGGGCATTTCCGCTTCTACGGGGTCCTGCAGCGCATCGCTTTCTGCTACCTCTGCACCTCCATCATCGTCCTGCGGACCGAGGCCCTGGGCCAGGCGCTGTGGGCCGCGGGCCTGCTGGCCGCCTACGCACTCATCCTGCGCTTGGGCTCATTGGAAAGGTTCGCGAACGTCGTCGACCGCGTGGACAGCAAGCTCATGCTGCCCTGGCTATACGAGATCGACCGCAAGACCGGGCTGGGGCACGACCCGGAAGGTCTGCTCTCCACGCTGGGCGCTTTGGCCACGACCCTCTCCGGAGTGCTCTGCGGGCAGCTCTTGCGCAAGCCGGGCCGCAGCGCTGCGCGCAAGCTGGGGTCCCTGGCCCTAGCCGGGTCTTTGCTGCTCGCGGCGGGCCTGCTCTGGGCGCGCGGACTTCCGCTCAATAAGAATCTTTGGACGCCCTCTTACGTCCTGGCCACCTCGGGCTGGGCCTTCCTGGGCCTGGCGCTGTTCTACTGGCTCATCGATATCCGGGGCATCAGGGCCTGGGCCCAGCCTTTCATCGTCTACGGCAGCAACGCCATCGCCGCCTACGTCGGCGTGGGGCTCATGTCCTATTCCGTGGTCTGGATCCGCTGGACAGACGGCCCGGGGCACGCCATCCGCCTCAAGACTTATCTGTATCAAAGCCTTTATCAGAGCTGGATCCCGCATTGGCTCGGCGACCGGGTCTCCTCCGCGGCCTGGGGCGCCTCTTATGTGGCCCTGTGGTGGTTCTTGATGTGGCTCCTCTACCGCAAGCGGATATTCATCAAGGTATGA
- a CDS encoding substrate-binding domain-containing protein yields the protein MRTRHPLPLAAVCALLSAACACAPAKTPKIGVSVATMHEAVYSFMQQEMVERQAADRVELIWTSAENSPAREQANVEGLIAQGVDVLILHAVDTATVGELVQQVTTAGIPVIAMDRLPKGVYVRLYVTADSRRAGQLQAEYLAQRLGGKGNIVLLEGATGNSVAQDITQGNLEALARYPGINILLRRPHQGWSRDLARDTAREAYARYPDAVQGILANNSGMAMGALDAAEALHLSRPALVVGADADRDACEAVASGRLAADIDKMPAKIGRAAYEAALRLIRRQPVAVDATLDNDGVAVGVQLTPVKLITKDNVRQDMEHRWGKL from the coding sequence GTGAGAACCAGGCACCCACTGCCTCTCGCCGCGGTCTGCGCCCTGCTGTCGGCGGCCTGCGCCTGCGCTCCCGCCAAGACCCCGAAGATCGGCGTCAGCGTGGCCACCATGCACGAGGCGGTCTATTCGTTCATGCAGCAGGAGATGGTCGAGCGGCAGGCGGCCGACCGGGTCGAGCTGATCTGGACTTCGGCGGAGAACAGCCCGGCCCGGGAACAGGCGAACGTCGAAGGCCTCATCGCGCAAGGAGTGGACGTGCTCATCCTGCACGCGGTCGACACGGCCACGGTCGGAGAGCTCGTGCAGCAAGTCACCACGGCCGGGATACCGGTCATCGCGATGGACCGGCTTCCCAAGGGAGTCTACGTGCGGCTCTACGTCACCGCGGACAGCCGGCGCGCGGGCCAGCTGCAGGCCGAGTACTTGGCGCAGAGGCTCGGAGGGAAAGGCAACATCGTCCTGCTGGAGGGCGCGACCGGCAACTCCGTGGCCCAAGACATCACGCAGGGCAATCTCGAGGCCCTGGCGAGATACCCGGGCATCAACATCCTCCTGCGCCGACCCCATCAGGGCTGGTCGCGGGACCTGGCGCGGGACACGGCGCGAGAGGCGTATGCGCGCTACCCGGACGCCGTCCAAGGGATACTCGCCAACAACAGCGGGATGGCGATGGGAGCCTTGGACGCCGCGGAGGCGCTCCATCTATCCCGGCCGGCCCTCGTGGTGGGGGCGGATGCGGACCGGGACGCGTGCGAAGCCGTCGCCTCCGGCCGCCTCGCGGCCGATATCGACAAGATGCCGGCCAAGATCGGCCGCGCCGCCTACGAGGCGGCCCTGCGCCTGATCCGCCGGCAGCCCGTCGCCGTCGACGCGACCCTCGACAACGACGGCGTCGCGGTGGGAGTGCAGCTGACGCCGGTCAAGCTCATCACCAAGGACAACGTCAGGCAGGACATGGAGCACCGCTGGGGCAAGCTCTAG